One genomic window of Bremerella sp. JC817 includes the following:
- a CDS encoding DUF1559 domain-containing protein, which yields MSRPTSSIVNLGRSGFTLVELLVVIAIIGVLISLLLPAVQQAREAARRMHCQNNLKQIGLALHNYHDTYLSLSAGNQGMPNSSGTNYSGHGWTWHANILPYLEQKNLYEAIQGSDGFGNEQGSQSSGKPLVVKETIVNVFWCPSQEDVSNNKQKNGYQPSNYNGNMGTRIGNGNDDCKCTGVLDLTDMRTNAWGCANGNGIFYVDSKTRFADVRDGLSNTIFVSEVPDTGGDAMGHFGGGCDRRAIFSNGADGNPPYEMTEYLIAAEGNDPINGGAEEAAGSWHPGGAHFLMGDGSVRFLSENMNMSTYQGLSTRAEGEVLGDF from the coding sequence ATGAGCCGTCCTACGTCATCTATTGTTAATCTTGGCCGAAGTGGCTTCACCCTGGTCGAGCTTTTGGTGGTGATCGCCATCATCGGCGTTTTGATTTCGCTGCTTCTGCCGGCTGTCCAACAGGCACGAGAAGCTGCTCGACGAATGCACTGCCAGAACAATCTGAAACAGATCGGCCTGGCGCTTCACAACTATCACGACACGTATCTGAGCTTGTCGGCAGGTAACCAAGGGATGCCGAACTCGTCCGGTACCAACTACAGCGGTCATGGTTGGACCTGGCACGCGAACATTCTGCCTTATCTCGAACAAAAGAACCTTTACGAAGCAATTCAAGGTTCGGACGGTTTCGGCAATGAACAGGGCAGCCAAAGTTCGGGTAAGCCGCTGGTTGTCAAAGAAACGATTGTCAACGTGTTCTGGTGTCCTTCGCAGGAAGACGTCAGCAACAATAAGCAGAAGAATGGCTATCAGCCATCCAACTACAACGGCAATATGGGTACCCGAATTGGTAATGGCAACGACGACTGCAAATGCACTGGCGTCCTCGACCTGACCGACATGCGGACCAATGCGTGGGGTTGCGCGAATGGCAACGGCATTTTCTACGTCGACAGCAAGACCCGCTTCGCGGACGTGCGCGACGGCCTTTCCAATACGATCTTCGTTAGCGAAGTCCCAGACACCGGTGGCGATGCGATGGGGCATTTTGGTGGCGGCTGTGACCGACGCGCGATCTTCTCGAACGGTGCCGACGGTAATCCTCCTTACGAGATGACCGAGTACCTGATCGCCGCGGAAGGTAACGACCCAATTAATGGTGGTGCCGAAGAAGCTGCCGGTAGCTGGCATCCAGGCGGAGCACACTTCCTGATGGGTGACGGCAGCGTCCGCTTCCTTTCGGAAAACATGAACATGTCGACCTACCAAGGTCTGAGCACTCGTGCCGAAGGCGAAGTCCTGGGCGACTTCTAG
- a CDS encoding contact-dependent growth inhibition system immunity protein, whose protein sequence is MTMNFDRQKSLQDLERNDWGETSGDTYIMRTCHRLRRVPLSDFTDEDLRVMLGQQISLPFLVPLALDRLQVDPLLEAELYPGDLLGVVLKVPENYWKKHRDASEILRAIVARANEMLPWLDEADASLVRENLSNAPAFVQP, encoded by the coding sequence ATGACGATGAACTTCGACCGCCAAAAGAGCCTGCAAGACCTCGAACGAAACGACTGGGGAGAGACTAGTGGAGACACCTACATCATGCGAACGTGCCACCGACTGCGACGCGTCCCGCTGTCGGACTTCACGGATGAAGACTTGCGAGTGATGCTCGGCCAACAAATCAGCTTGCCGTTCCTGGTGCCGCTCGCGTTAGATAGACTGCAAGTCGATCCGCTACTCGAGGCCGAACTTTATCCTGGAGACTTGTTGGGCGTGGTACTAAAGGTTCCAGAGAACTACTGGAAAAAGCATCGCGACGCGAGCGAGATACTGCGGGCAATTGTCGCCAGGGCGAATGAGATGCTTCCTTGGTTAGATGAAGCGGATGCCAGCCTGGTGCGTGAGAACTTGTCGAATGCTCCGGCGTTCGTGCAACCTTAG
- a CDS encoding TlpA disulfide reductase family protein, with protein MNQKLTAWLLCLASLLTVSTAHSAEDSGEDPAPEKPISSQTLDRELGSIRGQMFNVEGETLEDRQNAFREKLVEAFVTVDSYLAEDQPEANQIRLYKFKTELFRYGIKLSVPQSQEKLETLLAELKDSELASLREVARREGLMYELDSFSTSPPERQQRLLSDSVEYVTSLEPNSETNLTMMTISRQISTSKVPHETALAHQQFADHLAKSDDKKLKAAAEKLRATGLRLDLPGKPLELTGTTIAGESFDLKDLQGKVVLVDFWATWCGPCIAEFPKMKELHAKHHDAGFEIVGISLDDNHEHLVKYMEINPVPWTILHEALKEGDRGWDHPAAKKYGISAIPCMLLIGRDGNVITTHARGEELEQLMETLFPEEAPSQS; from the coding sequence ATGAATCAGAAACTGACTGCCTGGCTGCTTTGCCTGGCTTCGCTTCTCACGGTGAGCACGGCCCATTCCGCGGAAGACTCGGGCGAAGATCCAGCCCCGGAAAAGCCGATCTCCAGCCAAACGCTCGATCGTGAACTCGGATCGATCCGGGGGCAAATGTTCAACGTGGAAGGCGAGACCCTGGAAGATCGCCAGAACGCTTTTCGTGAAAAGCTCGTCGAGGCATTCGTAACCGTCGACAGCTACCTCGCCGAAGATCAGCCAGAGGCAAACCAGATTCGGCTCTACAAGTTCAAGACCGAGCTGTTTCGCTACGGAATCAAGCTGAGCGTTCCCCAATCGCAAGAGAAGCTGGAAACGCTGCTCGCGGAACTGAAGGACTCGGAATTGGCCTCCCTGCGAGAAGTAGCCCGCCGAGAAGGCCTGATGTACGAACTCGACTCGTTTAGCACTTCCCCACCGGAACGTCAGCAACGACTGCTTAGCGATTCGGTCGAATACGTCACGTCGCTCGAGCCCAACTCGGAAACCAATCTGACCATGATGACGATCAGTCGACAGATCAGCACCAGCAAGGTTCCACACGAGACCGCGCTGGCACACCAACAGTTTGCCGATCATCTGGCCAAGTCGGACGACAAGAAATTGAAGGCGGCCGCCGAGAAACTGCGTGCGACCGGGCTTCGCTTGGACCTGCCAGGCAAGCCGCTCGAACTGACGGGCACCACCATCGCGGGTGAGTCCTTCGATCTGAAAGATCTGCAAGGCAAGGTTGTCCTGGTCGACTTCTGGGCAACCTGGTGTGGTCCTTGTATCGCCGAGTTCCCGAAGATGAAGGAGCTTCACGCCAAGCATCACGACGCCGGCTTCGAGATCGTCGGCATCAGCCTCGACGACAATCACGAACACCTGGTGAAGTACATGGAGATCAATCCGGTTCCGTGGACCATCCTGCACGAAGCCCTGAAGGAAGGTGATCGCGGCTGGGATCATCCTGCGGCGAAGAAGTACGGCATCAGTGCTATTCCCTGCATGCTACTGATCGGCCGCGATGGCAATGTGATCACGACCCATGCCCGCGGGGAAGAACTTGAGCAGCTAATGGAAACGTTGTTCCCCGAAGAAGCACCTTCGCAGTCGTAG
- a CDS encoding carboxypeptidase-like regulatory domain-containing protein — protein MKAIQAAYLVVALSVMLLTLPGCGGPSDQPELGQVTGTVTFDGAPLSGIVVVFQPDDGRPARGRTDADGKYELTYIRSTRGTKIGHNRVEIAPSEEDADEEPSEAEADPDGRAPTRPKKFKSNKPRIPARYNIKSELEADVQPGENTFDFDLTSKA, from the coding sequence GTGAAAGCTATTCAAGCTGCTTACCTGGTGGTAGCCTTGTCAGTGATGCTTCTGACTCTGCCTGGTTGTGGTGGTCCTAGCGATCAACCGGAGCTCGGTCAGGTAACCGGAACTGTCACGTTCGATGGTGCCCCGCTAAGTGGCATTGTCGTTGTTTTCCAGCCAGATGATGGTCGACCTGCCCGTGGTCGAACCGACGCGGATGGAAAATACGAGTTGACTTATATCCGCAGTACTCGTGGAACCAAGATTGGCCACAATCGTGTTGAAATCGCCCCGAGCGAAGAAGACGCCGATGAAGAACCGAGCGAAGCCGAAGCGGATCCTGATGGCCGTGCACCGACCCGACCTAAAAAGTTCAAGTCAAACAAACCGAGAATTCCTGCTCGCTACAACATCAAGAGCGAACTCGAAGCCGACGTTCAACCCGGCGAGAACACCTTCGACTTCGACTTGACCTCGAAGGCGTAA